From the genome of Thermosipho japonicus:
CATCAAGGTAGTAATCTATAATTTCATTATTAGAAAAGAATATTTTATATTCCCTTTCAAAGTTTTCTTTTGAATCGCTCGCATGAATTAAATTCTTAGTTATTGTAAGTGCAAATTCTCCTCTAATTGTTCCAGTTCCTGCCTTTAACGGATCGGTATCTCCAATTATATGTCTTACCATTTCAATTACTCGGGGCGCTTCTACTATCATTGCAACGATTGGTCCACCTGTTACAAAATCTATTAAATCGTTGTAAAAGCTTTTCCCTTTGTGCATTTCATACAATTTTTCTGCTTGTTGCTTGCTCATCCATAAAAGTTTTAATGCTACTATTTTTATTCCCCTCTGTTCAAATCTTTTTATTATTTCTCCAACTAAACCTCTTCTAACTGCATTAGGTTTTAAATACACAAAAGTTCTTTCCATATTACCACCTCCAAAAGTATTATTTGCAGTACATTATAAATTATATAATACAAAAAAGTCCAACCTAAATGGTTGAACCTATAAAGAGTTCAAGAAATTCCCTATTAAACTCTTTAATCTATTTTTTACGCATTGTTCTAAATGATATTGACAAACCTATCTTTATAACTTAAAACTTCCACGTATTTATAATTTGTAGAAAGCGCTTTTAAAACTTCAAACATTTCCCCCTCCGGATACTTTGTTAAAACAAATGTTGAGTCTTCAAGATAAACTTTTGGAAGAACCTTTACTATATCAATAAATCCATATTCTTCTGGGAAGACCTTTTCTTGTTCTAGTGGCTCTTTACATTCTTGAATGTTTTCTTGCCCAATTAGTTTAACAAGTGGAATATTGTATGTTTTTGAATAAAGCTCTTTGAATGCTGCATCTATTGCAAAGATAACCTTTGGATGATTTGGAAAATACTTTTCAAGTTTATATGGTATTTCAAATGCATCTTCTATATTAGCTTTTTCTACAATATATCTATATTCTTCAATTGCCCCCATGATCGTTTTATAATTTTCTCCTTTTGATCTTTCAGGTATGATTGCACCAATTCCAATATTTTTGTCATCTGTAATTTCTATTACTACATACTCCCCAAAATCTGCTTTTTTTAGATTATAAAAGAACTTCAACTTAACCACCTCCAAGCATATTCCATAAAGTTATTGTAATCTCTTGAGAAACAGTATTCATGTATGAAAGAAATTCAAGAAGTGAATCTTCATCAAAAGTTTTTAGGATATCTACCAGCTCTTCAATTGTCAGAGTACCTTCTTTTATCATGTTGTACAGGTATTCATAGTCAATGTATTTCATAGGATCATTTCTAATAACATTTAATTTTCTATATGTTGAACTTATTACAAAAGGATTTTTCCCTATATCCGTTTTTAACGCAATTTTACGCCAAATAGGTGCAACATCTCTTCCACCTAGTAGATCTTTTCCATCCTGTGAAATAATCATCATTTTTTTTCCATCTGCACCCATAAACCATGCAAATTGCTCTGCTGTACCAGTTTTCCCCGCAATTTCCCTATTATCTATGTATGCTCTAACACCTGTTCCATATTTTACAACGTCTTTGAGTAGATTTATCATCAAATAACTTGCTTCCATAGTACTCCTTTTAGAGGAAGGAATTATATTAACTATTTTCGGTCTTGCCTTGTATTGTACAATACCATTGTAGCTTATAACTTCGTCCACAATGTGCGGCTTTACAACAACTCCACTGTTAAATATCCCAGAAAAGCCCTTGGCAATTTCCTCGTGTGATGTTTCGATTGTTCCAAGTGCAAGGGTTAAATCCTCTGGATAATAACCATCTATTTTTAGTTTGTTTTTCAAAAAATCACGCACAACAATATCACCAAGCATTAAATACAGATTAACTGATGGTATGTTTCTTGAATGAATAAGTGCTTGCTTAAGAGTAGTTTGACCATAGTAATTTTTTTCAAAATTTTTTGGAGTCCAATCTCCTATTTTAATAGGTAAATCAAAAAGCTTAGAGTCGGGATTAAAACCTTCTAGCAAGGCTTTGTAATAATAAAATGGCTTAATTAAAGAACCTATTTGCCTTCTCCCGTTATTAACACCTTTACCATAATAGGCCAATATTTCTCCAGTTCTATAATTTAAAATTATTCCAGCATTGTTCTTACCCAAGTTTTTTTCAAGTAAAGCTTGATAGTCTTTGTTGAGTGTGGTTTTAACAGTGAAACCTTTTCTAAGTGTATCAAGTGAAAAACCTATTTCTTCTAATTCACTGATAACTCTCCAAAAGACTTCTTCACTATACTTAGATTCGATTACGTTGTATGATCGCACATTTGGAAGCATTTTAGCATACTTTTCATAATCAGTCTTTGAAATTACACCTTCATTTAAGAGTCTTTTTAGCACTATTTCTGCTCTTTTGTATCTTCCCTTTAAATCCTGAGGATTGAAATTTTCAGGAGATTTTACAGTATTGACTAACAGGGCAATCTCTGCAAGATTAAGATCTTTTGGTTCTTTATTAAAATAATACTTTGCGGCTGTACCAAACCCATATATTCCGTTTCCCATATAAGCACTGTTAAGATATAATTCAAGTAATTCTTCCTTTGTTCTTATCTTCTCTAGATAAATGGCTATAAATATTTCCTTTATTTTTCTTTCAATTGTTCTTGCTTGTGTTAAATACAAACTTCTTGCAAGCTGTTGAGTTAGCGTGCTCCCACCTTGGACATCTTTTTTTACAACGGTATAAAAGATACCTCTTAACGTCCCAAAGATGTCTATACCTGGGTGATTGAAAAAATCCTCATCTTCAGAAATTATGAGCGCAGTGATAAGTTTTTCTGGATATTCATCTAGATTGTACCAGTAGGCTCGCGGAAAATAAAAAGGCGTTCCATCTGCATATTCTATAATAAGGCTGGATGGAATTTTAGTTTCTGGCTCAGGAAGATTCTTAGTTATATTTGTGTATAAGAAAAGTAGTGAAAAAAACACTAGTGAAAAACCTATTAAGAAAGCTATAACGTATCTCATGTATTACCTCATTTTAAAGTATGGATTTATTTTAAAAAGAGCTTTAATAGTACATTGCTCATTATGACCAGGTAGAACTTTTAAATTTTCGTCCATCTTAGAAAATCTTTCGTTCAAAGTTTTCAACGTTTCTATCATTTTTTCTCTTGAGCCTGAAAGATCCACTCTACCTATTGTAGTACAAAAAACAGTATCTCCTGTAAAAATTAGATCATCAATTATAATAACCCTCGATCCCATTGTATGCCCTGGCGCTTTTATAGTTTCAAAATGTTCATCTATATCTTCAACATCACCATTAAAAGAAAAACTCTGACCAAACAATTGTGAAAAATTTAAAGATGGATTATTTAGCATTTCACTATCTTCTTTAGAGATAAAGACTTTTTTAACATTTAATTCAGAAAGTCCCATAATGTGATCAAAATGTCCATGGGTTAAAAGAACGTATACTTCTTTGTCAGATATAAATTTACCGATACCAAATCCAGGATCTACAACATAGGTCTTGCCCTCATTTTCAAAGACATATGTATTGGTCGCAAGAGCTCCAGAGGTTTTAAATACCTGGTAATTCAATGTCCCACTCCTCCATTTGCTTGTCAATTTCCTCTTCTAGATTTTCAAATAGCTTGTCAAAAGTATTTATGTATGTTTCAAATTCTTCTTCAAAGTCTTGGGGACTTTCAAATGTATTTTCAATTACATTTACAAGTTTTTTTGCACCAAGACTTATTAGTCTATTTCCGTTGAAAAGATAAACTGTTCCTTCAAAAACAAACCAGTTATTATCTTTGACTCCAAACCTTGTTCCACGAACACCTGCTGTCACAGAATCTTTCTTTATCTGAAACCTTGATTTTGACATAATAAACTTTAAAACATCTGCAATTACTTCACCTTTTTCTACTTCAACAATAAAGTCAAAATCCTTATTGTCGCTTCTACTTCTTAAGATTTTCAATGTGCTATTTGGTTTTACATATAACTTACCCCAATTCCCAGAAATTACTGCATACGAGTTATCAAGAGTTTTTAAGATAACACCTTCATATAATTTTTCCTTTTTTGAAACCGGACTCCAGCTTTGACCATCTTCGGAAATTGCTACATTTCCACTGAATTCTTCGAGTGTTACAAATGTAGCATCCTGAGGAAAAGAAGGTTCTACTACTTTAAAGTTATAGTCTATAGTTTTATCATCCACCTTCAATTTTAAATAAGTATCCATTGGAACAATTGGCGCTATATACGTAATAGTTGCAATATCTTTAAAAGAAAGCTCATCAATTAAAATATCCTCTGGTAAAACTCCTCCCAATACATCTATTACCGAAACTTTAAAATTTCCTTTGCTTAAAATTTTGATCGTAGTAGAATCCCCAGTAAACAATGTAAATGAATTTGAAAACAAAATTAAAGGTATTAAGGATATCAAGAATATAATTTTTTTCATATTATCTACTCTCCCTTAATCACTTTGTCAGCATCGTAAATGGCAACTGTGTTGAAAATGTCTAGTTGTTGGGAAAAGATAATATCATCTTCAAAACCATACGTTTTTAATACACGAGAGTGCTTTCCTGTAAAGGTTGGCCTTTTAATTGATTTCCAAAAATTTAGAGATATTAGTGCACTATCTGATAGTTCATACTTTCTAAACGATACTAATTTTTCAATAAATGCACCTGCCACTTGAGTATCTTCAAAGGACTCTTCTCCGTCATTTCCTGAACATACAAATAGTATATCATTAAACTTTTTAATGTATTCAAGAGTTTTTGAAAAATTTACAAAGGCACCAAGAATTATATTTTTTGAATGCTCCCTTGCTTTTGCTAATGCTTTTGTACCGTTTGTGGTGGTTATAACCAATTTTTTATTTTCAACTACATCTTTTGTGTATTCAAGAGGTGAATTTCCAAGGTCAAAATCTTCTGGTTTTACCCCACCTCTTTCTCCACATAATAGAAAACCATCTTGTTTATAACTTCTTGCTTGTTCAACTGTTTCCACTGGAACTAAAAATTGGGCACCATTTGAGATAGCAGTAACCATTGTTGTGGTAGCTCGCAAAACATCTATTACAACTATAGCTTGATAATCTTTAATGTTTGTTGGGATAAATCTTACATCTATCAAGTTAAACCACCTCAATGATATTCTACCACAAAAAATAAAGGGCCTATCTTTGGCCCTTATCCTAAAAATTCTTTTATTCTATTAAATGCTTCATTTATGGCTTCTAGAGAGTTTGCAAAGGACATTCGAACAAACCCTGGGGCCATAAATGCGCTTCCAGGAACAAGTGCAACAAGCTTTTCTTCAAGCAACTTCTTGCAAAACTCTTCATCATTTTCCATTGGAGATTTAAAGAAAAGGTAAAACGCACCATTTGGTTTTACAAATTCAAGACCAATTTTTTGTGCCATCTCAATTGTAAAGTCTCTCCTTTTTTTGAATTCTTCAAACATATATGAAGTATCAGCTTCTAGTGCAAAAGATGCTGCATATTGTGCAATTGAATTTACAGATGAAGTCGTATGAGCTTGAATTTTTGCTATTCTTTTGTATATTTTCTTGTTTTTTGTTGCAATATATCCTACTCTCCAACCTGTCATAGCATGGGACTTTGAAAATGCATTGATATATATAAGGTATTCTGGATCAACAAAATTTGCAATTGATGTATATTTTCCATCGTATACAAGGGAATCGTAAACATCATCCGCCAAAACAAAAATTTTATTTTCATTTGTAATTTCAGCAATCCTTTTTAATATCTCTTCAGGATAGATAACTCCGGTTGGGTTATTTGGAGAGTTTATAATTATCGCCTTGGTTTTATCTGAAATCAATGCCTTTAGTTTTTCTATGTTTGGAACAAAACCTTCTTCAAAAGTTGTGTTTAAAACTTTTATGTTTGCTCCAGCTAACATTACCATTGGAGGATAACTTACCCAGTAAGGAGAAATCAATATAACTTCTTCATCTTTGTCAACAGTTGATAAAACTGCATTAAAAAGTGCCTGTTTTCCTCCATTTGTTACAATTATTTCATCTT
Proteins encoded in this window:
- the ndk gene encoding nucleoside-diphosphate kinase: MERTFVYLKPNAVRRGLVGEIIKRFEQRGIKIVALKLLWMSKQQAEKLYEMHKGKSFYNDLIDFVTGGPIVAMIVEAPRVIEMVRHIIGDTDPLKAGTGTIRGEFALTITKNLIHASDSKENFEREYKIFFSNNEIIDYYLDVQDDI
- a CDS encoding transglycosylase domain-containing protein, encoding MRYVIAFLIGFSLVFFSLLFLYTNITKNLPEPETKIPSSLIIEYADGTPFYFPRAYWYNLDEYPEKLITALIISEDEDFFNHPGIDIFGTLRGIFYTVVKKDVQGGSTLTQQLARSLYLTQARTIERKIKEIFIAIYLEKIRTKEELLELYLNSAYMGNGIYGFGTAAKYYFNKEPKDLNLAEIALLVNTVKSPENFNPQDLKGRYKRAEIVLKRLLNEGVISKTDYEKYAKMLPNVRSYNVIESKYSEEVFWRVISELEEIGFSLDTLRKGFTVKTTLNKDYQALLEKNLGKNNAGIILNYRTGEILAYYGKGVNNGRRQIGSLIKPFYYYKALLEGFNPDSKLFDLPIKIGDWTPKNFEKNYYGQTTLKQALIHSRNIPSVNLYLMLGDIVVRDFLKNKLKIDGYYPEDLTLALGTIETSHEEIAKGFSGIFNSGVVVKPHIVDEVISYNGIVQYKARPKIVNIIPSSKRSTMEASYLMINLLKDVVKYGTGVRAYIDNREIAGKTGTAEQFAWFMGADGKKMMIISQDGKDLLGGRDVAPIWRKIALKTDIGKNPFVISSTYRKLNVIRNDPMKYIDYEYLYNMIKEGTLTIEELVDILKTFDEDSLLEFLSYMNTVSQEITITLWNMLGGG
- a CDS encoding MBL fold metallo-hydrolase produces the protein MNYQVFKTSGALATNTYVFENEGKTYVVDPGFGIGKFISDKEVYVLLTHGHFDHIMGLSELNVKKVFISKEDSEMLNNPSLNFSQLFGQSFSFNGDVEDIDEHFETIKAPGHTMGSRVIIIDDLIFTGDTVFCTTIGRVDLSGSREKMIETLKTLNERFSKMDENLKVLPGHNEQCTIKALFKINPYFKMR
- a CDS encoding FecR family protein codes for the protein MKKIIFLISLIPLILFSNSFTLFTGDSTTIKILSKGNFKVSVIDVLGGVLPEDILIDELSFKDIATITYIAPIVPMDTYLKLKVDDKTIDYNFKVVEPSFPQDATFVTLEEFSGNVAISEDGQSWSPVSKKEKLYEGVILKTLDNSYAVISGNWGKLYVKPNSTLKILRSRSDNKDFDFIVEVEKGEVIADVLKFIMSKSRFQIKKDSVTAGVRGTRFGVKDNNWFVFEGTVYLFNGNRLISLGAKKLVNVIENTFESPQDFEEEFETYINTFDKLFENLEEEIDKQMEEWDIELPGI
- a CDS encoding 2-phosphosulfolactate phosphatase, with amino-acid sequence MIDVRFIPTNIKDYQAIVVIDVLRATTTMVTAISNGAQFLVPVETVEQARSYKQDGFLLCGERGGVKPEDFDLGNSPLEYTKDVVENKKLVITTTNGTKALAKAREHSKNIILGAFVNFSKTLEYIKKFNDILFVCSGNDGEESFEDTQVAGAFIEKLVSFRKYELSDSALISLNFWKSIKRPTFTGKHSRVLKTYGFEDDIIFSQQLDIFNTVAIYDADKVIKGE
- the aspC gene encoding aspartate aminotransferase; the encoded protein is MNIIDEIPSSKTLEINALASKLKSGGKDVINLTAGEPDFPTPDVIKQKAHEALDINFTRYTDSKGIVQLRETISKIMIQKGFSFSKDEIIVTNGGKQALFNAVLSTVDKDEEVILISPYWVSYPPMVMLAGANIKVLNTTFEEGFVPNIEKLKALISDKTKAIIINSPNNPTGVIYPEEILKRIAEITNENKIFVLADDVYDSLVYDGKYTSIANFVDPEYLIYINAFSKSHAMTGWRVGYIATKNKKIYKRIAKIQAHTTSSVNSIAQYAASFALEADTSYMFEEFKKRRDFTIEMAQKIGLEFVKPNGAFYLFFKSPMENDEEFCKKLLEEKLVALVPGSAFMAPGFVRMSFANSLEAINEAFNRIKEFLG